The Aspergillus fumigatus Af293 chromosome 5, whole genome shotgun sequence nucleotide sequence TGTTCCAAACTACTGTGAGGATCTACATACGTTGCGGACTACCCTGGATGTTCTGGCGAGCCACCCAAGGGCACGAAAACAGTATGAGGTTCGTGTTGAATGAGACTATTCGTGCTTCCTGCAGCTAATGCTGGACTTTCGCAAATCAGATATACCTCGCGATGGAACAGAAAGAAGCTGGGGTCGCCGAAAAAGCGGCCAAGCTGGCATTAGCATTCGAACCGTCCTTCCGCCATATCCATGCTACCTTCCACCCTGCGAATCTACCTGGGGAAATAGCAGGGAAGAGCTCAAATGTGGCCTTTGCGGCCCGACACATTATGGAAGTGCACAGGGCAGAGCTGGAATCGGGACATTGTGATGTGATCGTTACTGTTATGGATGGTAGGTGTTGTCCCATTGTCTGGCCAATCTATAGCGCTAACCGGGTGATAGCCGACACGCATTTCTGGCAGGACTACTTTACAGAGATCCGGCGCCTTCATTATGCGCACATCTCGGAGGCAGATCGGACTCTATATTGCTGTCCTATCATTTTCGACCGCAATTCGCAGGAGACCCCAGTTCTGGTCCGTTGTGCAGACCTACTTTGGGGATTCGCCGGTTTGTCCACCATTTACCCCGGGACGTGCATTTCAATCCCGACATCAGTCTACTCTCTGCCACTGTCTCTGGCTGAAAAGATTGGTGGCTGGGACAGTGACTCTACTGCGATCGGAGAGGACATGCACATGATGCTTAAGTGCTATTTTGAGACCGCGGGCAACGTCATCACTCGGCCGGTCTACGTCCCCGCAAGCCAGTGCAACGTCGCGAGTGATACCGGACGAGGCTGGCGACGGTCGTTGGATACCTGCCGCGCCCGTTATCGACAGGCATTGAGGCACATGTGGGGTGCACTTGACTCGGGCTTTGCCGCACGGCGTACCATCAGTTACATTCGCTCTCATTGCCGCTGCCTGTTCTTCCGACCGAGGCACCTTGCCCTGATACACTTGCTCTGGGAAGCTCACTTTCTTCCTTGCCATCTGATCATACTCATGGTATTCTCTACCATCTATACCTTGTTGACGCCTCCAGCTTCGCTTCATCCAACCATGGCATGGGCGTTCGACCTTACCAACCTGCTACGCGCATCTTCATTTATCGGAATGAATATGTGCATTTTTCTGTACGAGCCATGGCATGCACTCTGTGTGCGCACGCGGAAAACAGATATGCAACAAGCAAACGTGGCGGATGCAGGGTTCTCAGAACGGATCTGGTGGAGCCCTGCGCAGCTAGTGGAGCGCATCTGCTTTCCTATTGCAGGAACCGTCTTTGGTGGTATTCCAACGGTCCACGCAGTCTTTTCGCATTTCTGGACCGACAGGTTGGTATATCGGGTGACCAAGAAGCCGACTTTTTCGGTGGCTGGAGCGATGGCCTAGTTACGACAGATTGGTTGGAGAACAACCACATAAGCTGACACTAATACGTATGACTTATGAAACTAGATAGACCAGATaaaaataatgataatgacaTGTCGTTCCTCCAGGTCAACCAGTCATTCGAAGCTTACTGTCGGGCGCCAGTCAGGTCACTGTGTGAATGATAGTCATGGCAGAATGTTGCTTCTACTGTCAGTATAACCAGTAGGACGATCGGCATCCATCTAGGCGAGATTGTTTGTTGGCAATAACTGCAAAGGTGGCTGTTGGATGCTGGTTGATGTTTGAGTCCTCCATTAGGGTGGAGGTACACCGAAGCGGGGTATGGAGATGCTCAACCCCACAACTTACCCCAACGGCCGGAGTCTCCAACTTCCCTTAAAAGACAAGCCCATCAAGTGTACATCCCCTGATTCATATCGTCGAACGATTCTTCAGAATTCTACATAGAGCTTCCAATCAACGACGTCTGAAATGGCACCAGTCCGTCGAGTTGCGGTGATCCAATGGCAAATCAAGGCAAGTTACCTCATTTTCCATGCGTACCATAGTGACTGCTATCTGGAGCACTCACAGATTTTATCCGCTCGTGGCCTCCTCAAGCTGGATCTAACGCTTGGATTCATCAGGACCTCGCGATTGAAGAGAACCACACTAGAGCATGCAATTATATTCGAGAAGCGGCCTCCCAAGGCGCCGAGCTAGCCGTCCTACCAGAGTAAGTCATTGGTCCGGAGAACAGTGATCATCTACGATCTTTTGTTGAAACAGTAACTCATTCTGACTAGATATCATCTCAACGGCTGGGCTCCGGATGACCCCCTCTGGGCCGAGCAGGCAGGCGAGTATAAGAAGTACCTATCTGCCTACCAGGCCCTCGCAAAGGAGCTCCATATCTGCCTCGTGCCGGGAAGCATCGTCGAAAGGCACGAGACCGAAGCCGACGGGAAAGAAGGATTCAACCTCTACAACACCGCATACTTCATCTCCAACGACGGCAGCATCCTCGGCTCCTACCAAAAGAAGAACATTTGGCATCCCGAGCGACCTCACCTCACCTCATCCGGCGAAGCGCCGCACGAGGTATTCGACACGCCCATCGGGAAAGTCGGGCTGCTGATATGCTGGGATCTGGCGTTCCCGGAGGCATTCCGAGAACTGATTGCGAGCGGGGCGGAAGTGGTGATTATTCCTACGTTTTGTGAGTGGCCTGTCTCTCTTTCTGTTGTGTGAATTGGCGATTGACCAGACCACCAAGGGACTTGCCACGATGCGTCACCCGAGGCACTATCATACAACCCCGACTCGGAAGCGCTCTTCCTCGAGTCGACGCTGACGTCTCGCTGCTTCGAGAATACCTGCGCAATTGTCTTCGTGAATGCTGCGGGTGCCGATGAGAAGTTCCTCGGTATGTCCCGCGTCACGCTCCCCATTGTCGGGCCCGTGGGTAAGATGGGGAGGGAAGAAGGCGTGCTGGTggtggatatggatatggggctgctgaagattgCCGAGGAGAATTACCGGGTCCGCGAGGACATGGCCAAGGAAGGCTGGCATTATGTCTACCGCCATAGTACTACCAGATAGAGGAAGAGCCTGCATAATCATAAGACATTTCTCATTGTCGGCGCTACAGGCCACGATCAGTTAGATTCAGACGGCCGTTATTGTCATTCTGCATTTCGCCACCAAGCCTCAGCCCCGCAGATGGTATCACCAAAAGACGATACGATGTCAACCATGCTACTACTCGCTCCGTTCATTTCAGTCCAGTCAGTCCGGAATCTGCTCCTCAACCGCTCAAAACGTACCGCTCTGAGCGATCAACGAA carries:
- a CDS encoding glycosyltransferase family 2 protein codes for the protein MVFQWTSRCLPGFSIIALIVLLWLTSNGAVAFRKWKGPLPSSPKDAPGSQPHHLNPAQQLFVIYTVLVHVSMFAFTIRLAWALFSVTRKTKETLQRRNLAQPRISVDKDKWLSDTSTLTDAEPDVSDPLMSGLAHHYDGLEVIHAIIVPNYCEDLHTLRTTLDVLASHPRARKQYEIYLAMEQKEAGVAEKAAKLALAFEPSFRHIHATFHPANLPGEIAGKSSNVAFAARHIMEVHRAELESGHCDVIVTVMDADTHFWQDYFTEIRRLHYAHISEADRTLYCCPIIFDRNSQETPVLVRCADLLWGFAGLSTIYPGTCISIPTSVYSLPLSLAEKIGGWDSDSTAIGEDMHMMLKCYFETAGNVITRPVYVPASQCNVASDTGRGWRRSLDTCRARYRQALRHMWGALDSGFAARRTISYIRSHCRCLFFRPRHLALIHLLWEAHFLPCHLIILMVFSTIYTLLTPPASLHPTMAWAFDLTNLLRASSFIGMNMCIFLYEPWHALCVRTRKTDMQQANVADAGFSERIWWSPAQLVERICFPIAGTVFGGIPTVHAVFSHFWTDRLVYRVTKKPTFSVAGAMA
- a CDS encoding carbon-nitrogen hydrolase family protein, producing MLNPTTYPNGRSLQLPLKDKPIKYFIRSWPPQAGSNAWIHQDLAIEENHTRACNYIREAASQGAELAVLPEYHLNGWAPDDPLWAEQAGEYKKYLSAYQALAKELHICLVPGSIVERHETEADGKEGFNLYNTAYFISNDGSILGSYQKKNIWHPERPHLTSSGEAPHEVFDTPIGKVGLLICWDLAFPEAFRELIASGAEVVIIPTFYHQGTCHDASPEALSYNPDSEALFLESTLTSRCFENTCAIVFVNAAGADEKFLGMSRVTLPIVGPVGKMGREEGVLVVDMDMGLLKIAEENYRVREDMAKEGWHYVYRHSTTR